In Planktothrix serta PCC 8927, a single genomic region encodes these proteins:
- a CDS encoding peptidoglycan-binding domain-containing protein — MIESYAFLALALTYEDPASDPFPGLNQVNWKKLSSQTYRYFLGLAVAVSVLTLAQSAQALVMSGDSGAQVRQIQQRLQELGYFNANATGYFGSLTQDAVIRFQRNYGLSADGIVGPQTLRALGLITTDPSNPGSNRDLIGLGTGDNGPGVSDLQRRLQALGYFNQQPTGNFGTVTQNAVIRLQQDYNIPATGLVTEATLALLNSTPQPLPDILPGTTLQLGDYGSAVAALQEGLQNLGFYDGSITAYFDDLTEVAVQRFQQSQGISATGVATSATLMALNLYVPGMPSNPQFDDILRLGSQGSAVRLLQGRLKSLGYYTGIVNGVFGRSTQQAVINFQRAYGITAKGEVGPTTTEYLVTAITNNRSASAIALPIPIRQPNTIPISNTLSTVSLGDTGGEVRKIQRRLRQLNYYNGPINGFFDNATQNALMRFQQSAGITVNGIAGPTTQTSLFNPRPVSVTPTRTIVVVQMTPPVSGSAQVRQWQQTLRIQGLYNGPINGIYDRSTQQAVAQARAFYGPSADAVLFGGGL; from the coding sequence ATGATTGAATCCTATGCGTTTCTAGCTTTAGCCTTAACCTATGAAGATCCGGCTTCTGATCCATTCCCAGGATTGAATCAGGTTAATTGGAAAAAGCTTTCCAGTCAAACCTACCGCTACTTTCTCGGTTTAGCCGTAGCTGTTTCAGTCCTAACTCTCGCCCAAAGCGCCCAAGCTTTGGTAATGTCTGGAGATTCGGGTGCCCAAGTCAGACAAATTCAACAACGCTTACAAGAACTAGGCTATTTTAACGCGAATGCTACAGGTTATTTTGGCAGCCTGACTCAAGATGCGGTGATTCGTTTTCAACGAAATTACGGTTTATCCGCCGATGGAATTGTTGGCCCCCAAACGCTCAGGGCTTTGGGATTAATCACCACCGACCCCTCTAATCCTGGCAGTAATCGAGACTTAATTGGACTGGGGACAGGGGATAATGGCCCCGGTGTTTCCGATTTACAGAGACGGTTACAAGCCTTGGGTTATTTCAACCAACAACCTACAGGTAACTTTGGGACTGTCACCCAAAATGCGGTGATTCGACTCCAACAGGACTATAATATTCCGGCAACGGGTTTGGTAACAGAAGCTACCCTCGCCCTCCTCAACAGTACACCGCAGCCACTCCCTGATATCTTACCCGGTACAACGTTACAACTGGGCGATTACGGATCTGCGGTTGCCGCATTACAAGAAGGGCTACAAAACCTCGGCTTTTATGATGGCAGTATTACAGCATATTTTGATGATCTAACAGAAGTCGCTGTTCAACGGTTTCAACAATCTCAGGGAATCTCGGCTACCGGAGTCGCTACTTCCGCAACATTAATGGCTTTAAATCTGTATGTTCCGGGGATGCCCTCTAATCCTCAGTTTGATGATATTCTCCGATTAGGGAGCCAAGGCTCGGCTGTCCGGTTATTACAAGGACGATTAAAATCATTAGGATACTATACCGGGATAGTCAATGGTGTATTTGGTCGATCTACCCAACAGGCTGTGATCAATTTTCAACGTGCTTATGGGATTACCGCAAAGGGAGAAGTGGGGCCGACCACTACTGAGTATCTCGTCACTGCCATAACCAATAACCGATCTGCTTCAGCGATCGCCCTTCCTATCCCAATTCGTCAACCTAATACTATTCCGATCAGTAATACTTTATCAACAGTTTCTTTAGGAGATACCGGAGGCGAAGTCAGAAAAATTCAACGACGCTTACGACAATTAAACTATTATAATGGCCCCATTAATGGCTTTTTTGATAATGCAACTCAAAATGCTTTAATGCGGTTTCAACAATCTGCTGGAATTACAGTCAACGGAATTGCTGGCCCAACAACTCAAACCTCTTTATTTAATCCTCGACCCGTTTCTGTAACCCCAACTCGTACTATTGTTGTCGTACAAATGACTCCGCCTGTTTCTGGTTCAGCCCAGGTTCGACAATGGCAACAAACATTAAGAATTCAGGGACTTTATAATGGCCCTATTAATGGAATTTACGATCGTTCAACACAACAAGCTGTTGCACAAGCCAGAGCTTTTTATGGCCCTAGTGCAGATGCCGTCTTATTTGGAGGAGGTTTATAA
- a CDS encoding transposase: MKARYRFRCYPTPSQKLALAKLFGCVRVVWNDALAFCVSEYKGGKNKPKNAELQKQFITQAKKLEEREWLSEVSAVPLQQSLNDLEQAYQNFFNFCKGTRRC, from the coding sequence ATGAAAGCCAGATATCGATTTAGATGCTACCCAACACCCTCCCAAAAATTGGCGTTAGCCAAATTATTTGGGTGTGTACGGGTCGTGTGGAACGATGCTCTGGCTTTTTGTGTTTCCGAGTACAAAGGAGGTAAGAATAAACCCAAGAATGCTGAACTGCAAAAACAATTCATCACTCAAGCTAAGAAGTTAGAAGAACGGGAGTGGTTATCGGAAGTATCAGCAGTTCCCTTGCAACAAAGCTTAAATGATTTAGAACAAGCTTATCAAAATTTCTTCAATTTCTGTAAAGGAACTAGAAGATGTTAA
- a CDS encoding transcriptional repressor, whose translation MALYTTVSFKSELNDKGWRLTPQRETILQVFQNLPKGNHLSAEDLYNLLKSRGEAISLSTIYRTLKLMARMGILRELELAEGHKHYEINQPYPHHHHHLVCVQCNKTIEFKNDSISKTSMKQAEKSGFHLLDCQLTIHTICHEALRMGWPSLISSNWTCSKAIADCNFEMDSELTEDGNTD comes from the coding sequence ATGGCTTTATATACAACAGTCTCGTTTAAATCTGAACTCAACGATAAAGGTTGGCGGTTAACTCCCCAACGGGAAACGATCTTGCAGGTCTTTCAGAATTTACCGAAAGGAAATCATTTAAGTGCGGAAGATCTGTACAATTTACTCAAAAGCCGAGGGGAAGCGATTAGTTTATCAACAATTTATCGCACTTTGAAGCTAATGGCCCGGATGGGAATTTTACGCGAATTGGAATTAGCTGAAGGTCATAAACACTATGAAATTAATCAGCCCTATCCCCATCACCATCATCATTTAGTCTGTGTTCAGTGTAATAAAACTATTGAATTTAAAAATGATTCCATTTCTAAAACTAGCATGAAGCAAGCGGAAAAATCGGGGTTTCATTTATTAGATTGCCAATTAACGATTCATACGATTTGTCATGAGGCTTTACGCATGGGTTGGCCGTCGCTAATTTCTAGTAATTGGACTTGTTCAAAGGCGATCGCTGATTGTAATTTTGAAATGGATTCTGAGTTAACGGAAGATGGGAACACGGATTAA
- the sigC gene encoding RNA polymerase sigma factor SigC encodes MPATKIYADNNSNQPFEGYSEPEDLINSNLEPDVDDLIDLDIEDASDAKLQKSVNRRTTDLVRLYLQEIGRVRLLGRDEEVSEAQKVQRYLRLVDLRDNAANQEEGVITVYVRLIKTRDQLSAQLGHRPSLERWATTGGVDVTELKPILAAGKRRWAEIVGLTVEELDQIQADGIKSKDHMIKANLRLVVSVAKKYQNRGLELLDLIQEGTLGLERAVDKFDPTRGYRFSTYSYWWIRQGITRAIATQSRTIRLPVHITEKLNKIKKAQRKISQEKGRTATIEDIALELEMTPIQVREVLLRVPRSVSLETKVGTDKDTELGDLLETEEVTPEELLMRESLHRDLQHLLADLTSRERDVILMRYGLGDGHPYSLAEIGRALELSRERVRQIEAKALQKLRQPKRRNRVRDYLETLS; translated from the coding sequence ATGCCAGCCACTAAAATCTATGCCGACAATAACTCGAACCAGCCTTTTGAGGGCTATTCTGAACCTGAAGATCTTATAAATAGTAACCTGGAGCCGGATGTGGATGATTTAATTGATCTGGATATAGAGGATGCCAGTGATGCTAAACTCCAGAAATCTGTTAATCGTCGGACAACGGATTTGGTTCGACTGTATCTGCAAGAAATTGGTCGAGTTCGTCTGTTAGGACGAGATGAAGAAGTATCGGAAGCCCAAAAAGTTCAGCGTTATCTGAGGTTAGTTGATTTACGCGATAATGCAGCCAACCAAGAAGAGGGTGTGATTACCGTCTATGTGCGCCTGATTAAAACCCGTGATCAGTTATCCGCACAGTTGGGTCATCGTCCGTCTTTAGAGCGATGGGCGACAACGGGGGGCGTTGATGTGACTGAACTGAAGCCGATTTTAGCCGCCGGAAAACGCCGTTGGGCGGAGATCGTGGGTTTAACCGTTGAGGAATTGGATCAGATTCAAGCTGATGGCATAAAATCCAAAGACCACATGATTAAAGCGAACCTGCGTCTAGTGGTTTCGGTAGCGAAAAAATATCAAAATAGGGGTTTAGAACTGCTTGATTTAATTCAAGAAGGAACTTTAGGACTAGAACGGGCTGTTGACAAGTTTGACCCGACACGGGGATATCGGTTTAGCACCTATTCTTATTGGTGGATTCGTCAAGGAATTACACGGGCGATCGCAACCCAAAGCCGCACGATTCGTTTGCCTGTTCATATTACCGAAAAACTCAACAAAATTAAAAAAGCACAACGAAAAATTTCTCAAGAAAAAGGTCGTACTGCTACCATTGAGGATATTGCCCTGGAGTTAGAGATGACTCCGATTCAAGTCCGAGAAGTCTTGTTACGGGTTCCTCGTTCGGTTTCTTTAGAAACGAAAGTCGGGACGGATAAAGATACAGAATTAGGGGATTTACTGGAAACCGAAGAGGTGACACCGGAAGAATTGCTGATGCGGGAATCTTTGCATCGGGATTTACAACACCTGTTGGCAGATTTAACCAGTCGGGAGCGGGATGTGATTCTGATGCGTTATGGGTTAGGAGATGGTCATCCCTATTCCTTGGCTGAAATTGGCCGAGCGCTAGAATTATCACGGGAGCGAGTGCGCCAGATTGAAGCTAAAGCTCTGCAAAAATTACGCCAACCGAAACGTCGCAACCGGGTTCGGGATTATCTGGAAACCCTGAGTTAA
- the psbZ gene encoding photosystem II reaction center protein PsbZ has translation MLTILFQVVLAALVILSFLMVVGVPFAYATPQYWSQSKPLLYVGSGLWFVLVILVGVLNYLVV, from the coding sequence ATGTTAACAATTCTGTTTCAAGTTGTCCTTGCGGCACTGGTGATCTTATCTTTTCTGATGGTGGTAGGCGTTCCCTTTGCCTATGCCACCCCCCAATACTGGAGCCAATCTAAGCCTCTGCTTTATGTCGGTTCTGGTCTTTGGTTCGTATTAGTGATTTTAGTAGGTGTATTAAACTACTTAGTGGTTTAA
- the ribH gene encoding 6,7-dimethyl-8-ribityllumazine synthase, with product MTVFEGNFTQTDSLRFAIVIGRFNDLITTKLLEGCQDCLKRHGIDPDPQGTQVDYVWVPGSFEIPLVAHQLALTRRYDAIICLGAVIKGQTPHFDYVSAEVSKGIAATAFQTGIPVIFGVLTTDTMQQALERAGIKANHGWNYAMDAIEMANLMRQIKQSATTSHTTVDSTAILSASSSPALTGETLKQQSQTH from the coding sequence ATGACGGTTTTTGAGGGGAATTTTACTCAAACAGACTCCCTGCGGTTTGCAATAGTAATTGGTCGGTTTAATGATTTGATCACAACCAAATTATTAGAAGGGTGTCAAGATTGTTTAAAACGACATGGCATTGATCCTGATCCCCAGGGAACACAGGTTGATTATGTTTGGGTTCCAGGGAGTTTTGAGATTCCCTTAGTTGCTCATCAGTTAGCCTTAACCCGTCGTTATGATGCGATTATTTGTTTAGGGGCTGTAATTAAGGGACAAACCCCCCATTTTGATTATGTCTCGGCGGAAGTCTCCAAAGGCATCGCAGCAACAGCGTTTCAAACGGGTATTCCGGTGATTTTTGGGGTGCTGACAACGGACACGATGCAGCAAGCCTTAGAACGAGCCGGAATTAAAGCCAATCACGGTTGGAACTATGCGATGGATGCGATTGAGATGGCAAACTTAATGCGTCAAATCAAGCAAAGTGCTACAACTTCCCATACAACAGTAGATTCTACAGCGATTTTATCCGCCAGTTCCAGTCCAGCGTTAACTGGGGAAACCTTGAAACAGCAGTCACAAACCCATTAA
- a CDS encoding type II toxin-antitoxin system HicB family antitoxin — protein MKSSYTIIIQWSEEDQCYVVSLPEWGEHCHTHGDTHEEALKNAQEVLELLIESALNNHEPLPKPQLFGKTLERV, from the coding sequence ATGAAAAGCTCTTATACTATTATTATTCAATGGTCAGAAGAAGATCAGTGTTATGTGGTCAGCCTTCCTGAATGGGGAGAACATTGTCACACCCATGGGGATACCCATGAAGAAGCCTTAAAGAATGCACAAGAAGTTTTAGAACTCCTGATAGAGTCGGCGTTGAACAATCATGAGCCTTTACCCAAACCTCAACTTTTCGGAAAAACATTAGAGAGAGTGTGA